Proteins from a genomic interval of Salinivibrio kushneri:
- the rhlB gene encoding ATP-dependent RNA helicase RhlB → MKMTHITEQKFAELGLHADVLKSLEAKGFTQCTPIQALALPVLLTGQDIAGQAQTGTGKTLAFLAATFHHLLTTDAPASRKKNQPRAIILAPTRELAIQIYNDAEPLLANTSISAGLAYGGEGYDKQQQTLEQGVDILIGTCGRIIDFYKKKVIDLHGIQAVVLDEADRMFDLGFIKDIRFLFNRMPAPAQRLNMLFSATLSYRVQELAFEHMTNPEHVVVEPEQITGHRIKEELFQPSNKEKMPLLQTLIEEDWPERAIIFANTKHRCESIWAHLAADNHRVGLLTGDVPQKKRVKILEQFTNGELDLLVATDVAARGLHIPQVTHVFNYDLPDDAQDYVHRIGRTGRAGASGSSISFACEDYAVNLPAIEEYIEHSIPVSEFDRSALLKDLPPPKKMAKRPNTQRRSNNNKGGGNNRNRQRRRPQKSA, encoded by the coding sequence ATGAAAATGACGCATATCACAGAGCAGAAATTTGCCGAGCTCGGCTTGCACGCCGATGTTCTTAAAAGCTTGGAGGCCAAAGGGTTTACTCAATGTACCCCTATCCAAGCCTTGGCATTGCCGGTCCTGCTCACCGGCCAAGACATTGCAGGGCAGGCGCAAACAGGGACAGGCAAAACCCTGGCGTTCCTGGCTGCGACATTTCATCACCTCCTTACCACCGATGCCCCTGCATCGCGTAAAAAGAATCAACCGCGCGCCATCATATTAGCCCCTACGCGTGAATTAGCGATTCAGATCTATAACGATGCTGAGCCGCTGCTAGCCAATACGTCGATCAGCGCAGGCCTCGCCTATGGTGGCGAAGGTTATGACAAACAGCAACAGACCCTTGAGCAAGGCGTTGATATTTTAATCGGAACTTGCGGTCGAATCATTGATTTTTACAAAAAGAAAGTGATTGATTTGCATGGCATTCAAGCCGTGGTCCTCGATGAAGCTGATCGTATGTTTGATCTCGGTTTTATCAAAGACATTCGCTTTTTGTTTAACCGCATGCCCGCCCCCGCTCAACGCTTGAACATGCTGTTTTCGGCGACCTTGTCGTATCGTGTTCAAGAGCTGGCCTTCGAGCATATGACCAACCCAGAGCATGTGGTGGTGGAGCCAGAGCAAATTACTGGCCATCGCATCAAAGAAGAGTTGTTCCAGCCATCAAACAAAGAAAAGATGCCGCTGCTGCAAACCTTGATTGAAGAAGACTGGCCTGAACGCGCGATCATTTTTGCCAACACCAAGCATCGCTGCGAGTCAATTTGGGCCCATTTAGCCGCCGATAACCATCGTGTGGGTTTGCTCACCGGGGACGTTCCTCAGAAAAAACGGGTGAAAATCCTCGAGCAATTTACTAATGGCGAGTTGGATCTGCTAGTAGCGACCGATGTCGCGGCGCGCGGGCTGCATATTCCGCAAGTGACCCATGTGTTTAATTATGATCTGCCAGACGACGCGCAAGACTATGTCCATCGTATTGGCCGTACTGGGCGCGCGGGTGCCAGTGGCAGCTCCATTAGCTTTGCCTGTGAAGACTATGCGGTAAACCTGCCCGCGATCGAAGAGTACATCGAACACAGCATCCCGGTTAGCGAGTTCGACCGCAGTGCACTGCTAAAAGATTTGCCACCGCCTAAGAAAATGGCGAAGCGTCCCAATACGCAGCGTCGCAGTAACAACAATAAAGGGGGCGGAAACAACCGTAACCGCCAACGTCGTCGTCCACAAAAGTCGGCATAA
- the rho gene encoding transcription termination factor Rho, which translates to MNLTELKTQPVSTLVALGESMGLENLARLRKQDIIFSILKQHAKSGEDIFGNGVLEILQDGFGFLRSADSSYLAGPDDIYVSPSQIRRFNLRTGDTIAGKIRPPKDGERYFALLKVNQVNSDKPDNARSKILFENLTPLHASERMVMERGNGSTEDITARVLDLASPIGKGQRGLIVAPPKAGKTMLLQNIAQSIAFNQPDCELMVLLIDERPEEVTEMQRLVQGEVVASTFDEPANRHVQVAEMVIEKAKRLVEHKKDVVILLDSITRLARAYNTVVPSSGKVLTGGVDANALHRPKRFFGAARNVEEGGSLTIIATALVDTGSKMDEVIYEEFKGTGNMELHLSRKIAEKRVFPAIDFTRSGTRREELLTKPDELQKMWILRKIVHPMGELEGMEFLIGKLAMSKTNNEFFDAMRRQNS; encoded by the coding sequence ATGAATCTTACCGAACTGAAGACTCAACCCGTCTCGACGCTGGTTGCGCTTGGCGAAAGCATGGGACTTGAAAACCTGGCTCGCTTGCGTAAGCAGGACATCATTTTCTCGATCCTCAAACAGCACGCAAAAAGCGGTGAAGATATTTTCGGCAATGGCGTACTGGAAATTCTTCAAGACGGGTTTGGCTTCTTGCGCAGCGCAGACAGCTCGTATTTGGCCGGCCCAGATGACATCTATGTGTCGCCAAGCCAAATTCGCCGCTTTAACCTGCGCACAGGCGATACCATCGCGGGTAAAATTCGTCCCCCGAAAGACGGCGAGCGCTACTTCGCGCTATTGAAAGTTAACCAAGTTAACAGCGACAAACCAGACAACGCCCGCAGTAAAATCCTCTTCGAAAACTTAACGCCTTTGCACGCCAGCGAACGTATGGTGATGGAGCGCGGAAACGGCTCTACCGAAGACATCACTGCCCGTGTACTGGATTTAGCTTCGCCGATTGGTAAAGGCCAGCGCGGCTTGATTGTGGCACCGCCCAAAGCGGGTAAAACCATGCTGCTGCAAAACATTGCGCAAAGCATCGCGTTTAACCAGCCAGATTGTGAATTGATGGTGCTGTTGATTGACGAGCGTCCGGAAGAAGTGACCGAAATGCAGCGCCTAGTACAAGGCGAAGTGGTTGCCTCAACCTTTGACGAGCCGGCGAACCGCCACGTGCAAGTCGCCGAAATGGTGATTGAAAAAGCCAAGCGTTTGGTGGAGCACAAAAAAGACGTGGTTATCTTGCTCGACTCGATCACGCGTCTGGCGCGTGCTTACAACACGGTTGTGCCATCATCAGGCAAAGTATTGACTGGTGGTGTTGATGCCAACGCTCTTCATCGTCCCAAGCGTTTCTTTGGTGCAGCGCGGAATGTAGAAGAAGGCGGCAGCCTGACCATCATTGCCACGGCGCTGGTAGACACGGGCTCGAAGATGGATGAAGTGATCTACGAAGAGTTTAAAGGCACGGGTAATATGGAACTGCACCTATCCCGTAAGATTGCTGAAAAACGTGTTTTCCCTGCCATTGATTTCACCCGCTCTGGTACCCGCCGTGAAGAGTTACTGACCAAGCCCGATGAGCTACAAAAAATGTGGATTCTGCGCAAAATAGTGCATCCAATGGGTGAGCTGGAAGGCATGGAATTCTTGATTGGTAAATTGGCGATGTCCAAGACCAATAATGAGTTCTTTGATGCGATGCGTCGGCAAAACTCGTAA
- the gppA gene encoding guanosine-5'-triphosphate,3'-diphosphate diphosphatase: MSGHGHPTSTPSLYAAIDLGSNSFHMLVVRQVAGSVQTLAKIKRKVRLAAGMDNQQQLSDEAMQRGWDCLALFAERLQDFNADNIRVVATAALRRASNADAFLAKANTLLGHPIEIISGEEEARTIYQGVAHTSGGAGKRLVVDIGGASTELIIGEQFEPTVLQSLNMGCVTFLEDYFADRVLNQSAFDTAIAGAKAELAPLIEQYGALGWDCCVGASGTVQALQEIMVTQGMDEVITLEKLHRLRDQAIACGQMDALDIEGLTLERALVFPSGLSILIAIFECLEVTRMTLAGGALREGLVYEMMTAMRHSDIRARTIASIQSRYQLDEAHGINVADTALELLSQCPTSWVPESEAKSLLHAAACVHEIGLSIGFKQDGDHAAYLITHLDLPGFTRAQKQLVATLLRYYREQLVLIDGQHALSTTSANRLLRLLRIAVILCHRRDSRVRPMIALTAEEDALTLHLDTTLLEASPLLRAELEQEALRQSSLGLPLVVLTDERRV, encoded by the coding sequence ATGAGTGGTCACGGACATCCCACATCGACCCCGTCGCTGTACGCCGCGATTGATTTAGGCTCCAACAGCTTTCATATGCTGGTGGTGCGCCAAGTGGCGGGTAGCGTGCAAACGCTCGCGAAAATTAAGCGAAAAGTTCGTCTTGCCGCTGGCATGGACAACCAACAACAGCTGAGCGACGAAGCCATGCAGCGTGGCTGGGATTGCTTAGCTTTGTTCGCCGAGCGTTTACAAGACTTCAACGCAGACAACATTCGTGTCGTCGCCACCGCGGCCCTGCGCCGCGCCAGTAACGCCGACGCGTTTTTAGCGAAAGCCAACACCCTGCTTGGCCATCCGATTGAAATCATCTCCGGGGAAGAAGAGGCGCGTACTATTTATCAAGGGGTGGCGCATACCTCTGGCGGAGCAGGCAAGCGCTTGGTGGTCGATATCGGTGGTGCCAGCACCGAGCTTATCATCGGTGAGCAGTTTGAGCCGACCGTGCTACAAAGCCTCAACATGGGCTGTGTCACCTTTTTAGAAGACTATTTTGCCGATCGGGTGCTCAATCAATCCGCCTTCGATACTGCGATTGCTGGCGCCAAAGCCGAATTAGCCCCGCTGATAGAGCAATATGGTGCGCTCGGTTGGGATTGCTGCGTCGGTGCCAGCGGTACCGTGCAAGCACTGCAAGAGATCATGGTCACCCAAGGCATGGATGAAGTGATCACGCTAGAGAAACTTCACCGGCTACGCGATCAAGCCATTGCCTGTGGGCAAATGGACGCGCTGGACATCGAAGGCTTGACCTTAGAGCGTGCACTGGTCTTTCCCAGCGGTTTATCAATACTGATCGCTATTTTCGAGTGCTTAGAGGTGACACGCATGACCTTAGCGGGTGGGGCTCTGCGCGAGGGGTTGGTTTATGAAATGATGACCGCGATGCGCCACAGTGATATTCGCGCCCGTACCATCGCCAGCATTCAATCCCGCTATCAGCTGGATGAAGCCCACGGTATTAATGTCGCCGATACCGCTCTCGAGCTGCTCAGCCAGTGTCCTACATCCTGGGTACCAGAGTCCGAAGCAAAAAGCTTGCTCCATGCCGCCGCCTGCGTGCATGAGATTGGCTTAAGCATTGGCTTTAAGCAAGATGGTGATCATGCCGCGTATTTAATCACCCATCTCGACCTGCCCGGCTTCACCCGAGCACAGAAGCAATTAGTCGCCACCTTGCTCCGCTACTACCGAGAGCAATTGGTGTTGATTGATGGCCAGCACGCGCTATCCACCACCAGCGCCAATCGTCTGTTGCGCCTACTGCGAATTGCGGTGATCTTATGCCATCGCCGTGATAGCCGCGTCCGACCGATGATAGCGCTCACCGCCGAGGAGGATGCCCTGACCCTCCACTTGGATACCACACTGCTCGAGGCCAGCCCCTTGCTCCGCGCAGAGCTAGAACAAGAAGCCCTGCGCCAATCAAGCCTTGGATTACCCCTGGTAGTGCTCACTGACGAGCGTCGCGTCTAA
- the trxA gene encoding thioredoxin TrxA, which produces MSDKIMQLTDDSFEADVLKAAGPVLVDFWAEWCGPCKMIAPILDEIAEEYAGKVTIGKLNIDQNAGTPPKFGIRGIPTLLLFKDGSVAATKVGAVSKTQLKEFLDANL; this is translated from the coding sequence ATGAGCGACAAAATTATGCAGCTAACCGACGACAGCTTTGAAGCAGACGTTCTTAAAGCTGCAGGGCCTGTGTTGGTAGATTTTTGGGCAGAATGGTGTGGACCTTGCAAAATGATCGCGCCAATTCTGGACGAAATTGCTGAAGAATACGCAGGTAAAGTCACCATCGGAAAACTGAACATCGACCAGAACGCAGGTACACCGCCTAAGTTCGGCATCCGTGGTATCCCAACTCTGCTATTGTTTAAAGATGGCAGTGTAGCAGCAACCAAGGTTGGTGCAGTGTCAAAAACTCAGTTGAAAGAGTTTCTTGACGCCAACCTGTAA